The following are encoded together in the Scomber scombrus chromosome 7, fScoSco1.1, whole genome shotgun sequence genome:
- the alg2 gene encoding alpha-1,3/1,6-mannosyltransferase ALG2, which translates to MARVVFLHPDLGIGGAERLVVDAAVALKSRGCSVQIWTAHYDSTHCFSETLNPDLPVICVGDWLPTSVFGYLHALCAYLRMIFVALYLVFLSGVEYDVVFCDQVSVCIPVLRLSRYRKKVLFYCHFPDQLLTQRKSALKKLYRAPIDLLEERTTGMADMILVNSQFTAGIFRDTFHSLRGLQTDVLYPSLNMRSFDQPSTEAQGLEGLLPEGTSCLFLSLNRYERKKNLGLALEALAALRSSLPPGQRAGIHLVVAGGYDDRVTENVEHYAELKELTAQLHLDDCVTFLRSPSDSLKVALLRDSAAVLYTPSREHFGIVPVEAMYCCCPVIAVNSGGPLESVADGETGFLCEPTAEAFSKAMERLVRERQLRRDMGQAGRRRVQDKFSLQAFSDQLYGYIVRLSQ; encoded by the exons ATGGCACGGGTGGTGTTTCTCCATCCAGATTTGGGCATAGGTGGAGCCGAGCGCCTGGTGGTCGATGCTGCTGTCGCTCTGAAATCTCGGGGGTGTAGCGTCCAGATATGGACGGCCCATTACGACTCAACACACTGCTTCTCTGAGACCCTGAACCCAGACCTGCCTGTG ATATGTGTGGGTGACTGGCTACCCACCAGTGTGTTTGGCTACCTGCACGCACTATGTGCTTATCTGAGGATGATTTTTGTTGCCCTCTACCTGGTCTTTCTCAGCGGGGTGGAGTATGACGTCGTCTTCTGTGATCAG GTATCCGTGTGTATCCCGGTGCTGAGATTGTCTCGTTATAGAAAGAAGGTTTTGTTCTACTGTCACTTTCCCGACCAGCTGTTGACACAGAGAAAATCAGCCCTGAAGAAGCTTTACCGCGCTCCCATCGACTTGCTGGAGGAACGCACCACTGGTATGGCTGATATG ATTCTGGTAAACAGCCAGTTCACCGCGGGCATCTTCAGGGACACCTTTCATAGTCTAAGAGGACTCCAGACAGATGTCCTCTATCCCTCCCTCAACATGCGTAGCTTTGACCAGCCATCTACTGAAGCACAAGGCCTGGAAGGGCTGCTCCCTGAGGGAACCTCctgcctgtttctctctctgaacCGATATGAGCGAAAGAAGAATCTGGGCCTGGCTCTGGAGGCTCTGGCAGCCCTGAGGAGCAGCCTCCCTCCAGGCCAAAGAGCGGGCATTCACCTGGTGGTGGCGGGGGGCTACGATGACCGCGTAACTGAGAATGTTGAACATTATGCTGAACTGAAAGAGCTAACAGCGCAGCTCCACTTGGACGACTGTGTCACTTTCCTGCGTTCCCCCTCTGATTCACTAAAGGTGGCGCTGCTGCGGGACAGCGCCGCGGTGCTGTACACCCCGAGCAGAGAGCATTTTGGTATAGTTCCCGTAGAGGCCATGTACTGCTGCTGTCCTGTTATCGCGGTGAACTCCGGGGGCCCCCTGGAGAGCGTGGCAGACGGGGAGACGGGGTTTCTATGCGAGCCCACGGCGGAGGCCTTCTCTAAGGCAATGGAGAGGCTTGTCAGGGAACGGCAGCTCCGCAGGGACATGGGGCAagctgggaggaggagggtacAAGATAAGTTCTCTCTTCAGGCCTTCTCAGACCAGCTGTATGGGTACATTGTCAGGCTGAGCCAATGA
- the sec61b gene encoding protein transport protein Sec61 subunit beta yields MPGPAASATNVGASSRSPSKTVAPRAAGSTVRQRKATSSGTRSGGRTTGSAGTGGMWRFYTEDSPGLKVGPVPVLVMSLLFIASVFMLHIWGKYTRS; encoded by the exons atg CCTGGACCAGCAGCAAGTGCAACCAATGTGGGGGCGTCTAGCCGTTCCCCCAGCAAGACAGTGGCTCCCCGTGCAGCAGGCTCCACAGTCAGACAGAG GAAAGCCACCAGCAGCGGTACACGCAGTGGTGGCAGGACCACAGGATCGGCGGGTACAGGGGGCATGTGGCGCTTCTACACTGAGGACTCGCCAGGCCTCAAAGT CGGCCCGGTGCCAGTGCTGGTGATGAGTTTGCTCTTCATTGCTTCGGTCTTCATGCTGCACATCTGGGGGAAGTACACTCGTTCTTAA